One region of Mycobacterium riyadhense genomic DNA includes:
- a CDS encoding FAD-dependent oxidoreductase translates to MNPPMPAKTHVVIAGAGIAGMAAAMLLAEAGMRVTLCDAAPEAGGKAKSFRLADGHPTEHSLRVYTDSYQTLLTLFARIPTENGMTALDNLVGVSLVSATKRGVIGRMTAPVPLRRRRPTFAQIVDKVVEPLRQLGRIAIRSLMVIVGLAQRGLTPTEVIHYLYAHLRLLWMCRERLFAELGDISYGDYLQLSHKSHQAQEFFSVLPRIYVAARPSAEAAAIAPMVLKGLFRLKSTCPSALIDAQLPSIMMMDGPTSERMIDPWVRHLRHLGVDIQFDTRVGDLEFGDGRVTALISADGRRFACDYAILAVPYLTLRELATSDRVKQHLPQLTEVHAIALEASNGIQCFLRDIPTTWPSFVRPGVVAAHVESEWSLVSVLQGEGFWRNVYLPDGTKYVLSITWSDVDKPGPVFHRPLSECTPEEILTECLAQCGLDRSPILGWQLDQELKFLGEADYQTLADELPPHLVSAPTSGKRMVNFSPLNILMPGARHRSPGICTEVPNLFLAGEAIYSPDLTLFVPTMEKAASSGYLAAHQIMSVVASHVPPPLRIDFRDPAPFAVLRRVDRWFWRRSQPPDRSTTPTRLTPLTSTNPRRTWSSP, encoded by the coding sequence ATGAACCCGCCGATGCCTGCCAAAACACATGTCGTCATTGCCGGTGCTGGAATCGCGGGAATGGCTGCCGCCATGCTCCTGGCCGAAGCCGGAATGCGGGTCACGTTGTGCGACGCCGCACCCGAAGCCGGCGGCAAGGCCAAAAGCTTTCGACTCGCGGATGGTCACCCGACCGAGCACAGTTTGCGGGTTTACACCGACTCGTACCAGACCCTGCTCACCCTGTTCGCCCGCATACCCACCGAGAATGGCATGACCGCGCTCGACAATCTGGTCGGCGTGAGTCTCGTCTCGGCTACCAAACGCGGCGTGATTGGCCGAATGACTGCGCCGGTTCCGTTGCGACGCCGGCGGCCGACGTTTGCGCAGATCGTTGACAAGGTGGTCGAACCGCTCCGGCAGCTTGGCCGGATCGCAATACGGAGCCTCATGGTGATTGTGGGTCTGGCTCAAAGAGGACTGACACCCACCGAGGTCATCCACTATCTCTACGCGCATCTGCGCCTGTTGTGGATGTGCAGGGAGCGACTCTTCGCGGAACTGGGCGATATTTCGTATGGGGACTACCTACAGCTAAGCCACAAGTCTCACCAGGCGCAGGAATTCTTTTCGGTCTTGCCGCGCATTTACGTCGCGGCGCGCCCCAGCGCGGAGGCGGCAGCGATTGCTCCTATGGTTCTCAAAGGGCTGTTTCGCCTGAAAAGCACGTGCCCTTCAGCTCTCATTGACGCACAGCTGCCCTCGATCATGATGATGGATGGGCCGACGAGCGAGCGCATGATCGATCCCTGGGTTCGTCACCTCCGACATCTCGGTGTCGACATCCAATTCGACACGCGCGTCGGCGATCTCGAGTTCGGGGATGGCCGCGTCACCGCACTGATATCGGCTGATGGCCGCAGGTTCGCTTGCGACTATGCCATCCTCGCCGTGCCCTATCTGACGCTTCGTGAGTTGGCCACATCGGATCGCGTCAAGCAGCATCTTCCTCAGCTCACCGAGGTGCATGCCATTGCGCTCGAGGCATCGAACGGAATCCAGTGTTTTCTGCGCGACATTCCCACGACGTGGCCTTCATTCGTCCGCCCCGGCGTGGTCGCCGCGCATGTGGAAAGCGAGTGGTCCCTAGTCTCCGTTCTCCAGGGGGAAGGCTTCTGGAGAAACGTCTACCTGCCCGACGGAACCAAATACGTTCTGTCGATCACCTGGAGTGACGTGGACAAGCCCGGTCCGGTTTTCCATCGGCCGTTGAGCGAATGTACGCCAGAGGAGATATTGACCGAGTGCCTGGCGCAGTGTGGCCTCGATCGGTCGCCCATCCTGGGCTGGCAGCTTGATCAGGAGCTGAAGTTCCTGGGCGAGGCCGACTACCAGACGCTGGCGGACGAGCTACCCCCGCATCTTGTCTCGGCGCCCACGTCCGGGAAGCGCATGGTGAATTTCTCGCCGCTCAACATTTTGATGCCGGGCGCTCGCCACCGATCTCCGGGCATTTGCACGGAAGTGCCCAACCTCTTTCTTGCCGGTGAAGCCATCTATTCGCCCGACTTGACTTTGTTTGTTCCCACCATGGAGAAGGCCGCAAGCTCCGGTTACCTGGCCGCCCACCAGATCATGAGCGTGGTTGCTTCCCATGTCCCGCCTCCACTGCGGATCGACTTCCGTGATCCCGCCCCGTTCGCGGTTCTCCGGCGCGTGGATCGATGGTTTTGGCGCCGCAGCCAGCCACCCGACCGATCGACAACCCCGACCAGACTCACTCCCTTGACCAGCACCAACCCGCGCAGAACCTGGAGTTCACCATGA